From Homalodisca vitripennis isolate AUS2020 chromosome 1, UT_GWSS_2.1, whole genome shotgun sequence, the proteins below share one genomic window:
- the LOC124352663 gene encoding uncharacterized protein LOC124352663, with translation MWWPGYIRLRTGSARPLSADTVMLTLLLLPVLSLLLRLPSTQAEPRNTRSDVRTMMDKLDPNFWPTRGRRSSSSSEEVPPPFWANRGRAIEELESILAERGFQPITDSGTGDTGPFWAHRGRNLICPDKGTLKNPLSVEEPRWVMFNRRDADDTGNDDSLWITQGPRGFDGLTSREQEFWVSRGKKLRSEKKDSLRALAMPQDEFYPSRGKRSMTKPKFSS, from the exons ATGTGGTGGCCGGGGTACATAAGACTGAGGACGGGGTCAGCTCGGCCACTCTCCGCTGACACAGTCATGCTGACGCTACTTCTTCTGCCGGTGCTGAGTCTTCTGCTGAGGCTGCCCTCTACCCAG GCGGAGCCGAGGAACACACGGAGTGACGTTCGCACAATGATGGACAAACTTGACCCCAACTTCTGGCCTACGAGGGGTCGTCGAAGTTCCTCGTCTTCGGAGGAGGTACCCCCTCCCTTCTGGGCCAACCGGGGAAGAGCCATCGAAGAGCTGGAGTCAATCCTGGCCGAGCGAGGGTTCCAGCCGATAACGGACTCCGGGACCGGAGACACCGGACCCTTCTGGGCGCACAGGGGACGCAACCTTATCTGTCCGGACAAGGGTACGCTGAAAAACCCGCTGAGCGTGGAAGAACCGCGCTGGGTAATGTTCAACCGGAGAGACGCCGACGATACAGGTAACGACGACTCTCTGTGGATCACTCAAGGTCCTCGGGGGTTCGACGGGCTCACTTCGCGCGAACAGGAGTTCTGGGTGTCCCGAGGAAAGAAGCTGCGAAGCGAGAAGAAGGACTCTCTCAGAGCTCTGGCGATGCCGCAGGATGAGTTCTACCCGTCCCGCGGCAAACGGAGCATGACAAAACCCAAATTTTCTTCttag